TTGCATCGAATTAAACCACGTGCTCCACCGCTTGTGCGGGCCCCCGTCAATTCCTTTGAGTTTCAATCTTGCGACCGTACTCCCCAGGCGGAGTGCTTAATGCGTTAGCTGCGGCACAGATGGTTTGACCCACCCACACCTAGCACTCATCGTTTACTGCCAGGACTACCCGGGTATCTAATCCGGTTCGCTCCCCTGGCTTTCGTGCCTCAGCGTCAGGGTATAGCTAGCAAGCCGCCTTCGCCACTGGTGTTCTTCCCGATATCTACGCATTTCACCGCTACACCGGGAATTCCGCTTGCCTCTCTATCCCTCCAGCAAAACAGTTTCGAGTGCACACACAGGTTGAGCCCGTGCCTTTTACACCCGACTTGTCTCGCAGCCTACGCACCCTTTACGCCCAGTAATTCCGGACAACGCTCGCCCCCTACGTGTTACCGCGGCTGCTGGCACGTAGTTTGCCGGGGCTTCCTCGCAGGGTACCGTCACTTTATTCTTCCCCTGCAACAGAGGTTTACAATCCGAAGACCGTCTTCCCTCACGCGGCGTCGCTGGGTCAGGCTTGCGCCCATTGCCCAATATTCCCCACTGCTGCCTCCCGTAGGAGTCTGGACCGTATCTCAGTTCCAATGTGGCCGTCCAACCTCTCAGTCCGGCTACCCGTCTTCGCCTTGGTGAGCCATTACCTCACCAACTAGCTGATAGGACGCGAGCCCCTCTCAAAGCGGATTGCTCCGTTTCACCCTTAGGCATATGGGGTATTAATCCCGGTTTCCCGGGGCTGTCCCCCTCTTTGAGACAGGTTCTCACGCATTACTCACCCGTCCGCGACTCAGTATCTCTATCTTCCAGCCGAAGCCTTCCGACAAAAACCTTCGTCCCACTTGCATGTGTTAAGCACGCCGCCAGCGTTCGTCCTGAGCCAGGATCAAACTCTCCATAAAAATTCCTTTTTGCTGGCTGTGTTTCTTACTCCCCGTTTTCAGCTGTCAAGGTTCGATGCGTCTCCGTTACAGCGGCCTTGCGGCCTCCGCTCTCAGCGGCGCAGGAGGAATAATACCACAGGCTACCTGTTTCGGTCAAGCACTTTTTTTAGCTAAAAATCCTCGTCCTGTTTTTTGTCCTCGACATCGGCGTTATCGTCGCTATCATCGTCGTCGATAGCTAGGTCCATGATCTCTTCGTCCACGTCTATAACGTTTGGAAGATCGTCTTTTTCCACCTGGTCCTCGTCCTCTCCCAGGACGAAGCCCAAGCCCTTGGCGGCCTCGTCCAAAACCGCTTTGACAATCTCGTCGTGAAGATCTGGGTGTTCCTCCAGATAGGTGGCGACTTTATCCTTGCCCTGGCCCAGAGTCTCTCCCTTGTAGGCCAGCCAGGAACCTTTTTTCTTTATGACTCCGGCGTCGATGGCCATATCCACGGTGGACATAAGTCGGGGAATACCTTTACCGTATACCAACGTAGCGTGAGCGGTTCTAAAGGGGGGAGCCTGCTTGTTTTTTACCACCTTTATCCACAACTCGTGACCGATGGTATCGTCCCCTTTGGTGAGGGACTTGCCCCTTTTTACCTCTACCCTCACGGAGGTGTAGAATTTCAGTGCCCGTCCACCGGTGGTCGTCTCCGACGGACCTCTGCTGTACCCCGTCGAGATGGCGGCTCTAAGCTGGTTTATGAAGATAACCACACAGTTGCTTTTGGATATAGCGGAGGTGAGCCGTCTCAGTCCGTAGGACATAAGCCTGGCCTGGAGTCCTACCTGGGTATCACCGATTTTACCGTCGATCTCAGCCTGAGGGGTCAGAGCGGCCACCGAGTCAACTACGACTATATCCACCGCACCGCTTCTGACCAAGGTCTCCAGGATATAGAGTGCCTGTTCTCCGCTGTCGGGCTGAGATATATAGAGCTCCGATACTTTTACACCGAGAGACTGGGCAAGCCGGGGGTCCAGTGCGTGTTCGGCGTCGATAAAGGCGGCTACGCCGCCGGCCTTTTGGGCCTCCGCCAAGGCGTGAAGGGCCAAGGTCGTCTTTCCCGATCCCTCCGGGCCAAAGACCTCAACTATTCGACCTCTCGGAAATCCACCGATCCCCAGAGCAACGTCTAACGGCAAAATCCCCGTCGGGATAACCTCCACCGCTGTCATAGACCCCTCACCCAGTCGCATGATAGATCCGTCGCCGAACTTACTCCTTATATCGTCGATGGCCAAACCTAAAATATCATCTCTGGTCATAGCTTTCTTTTTTACCGCTGCCATGTCTTTAGCCTCCCGATTCGCTGATCTCCTGAAAAATAGACATAAGGGCCTTCGTCACCGTGCCATCCCTTACGTCCTTTCTTCCTCCCGAAAACAGGTGATAAAAAGTCCTCACCTCTACGTCTTTCACCGCCAGGCCAAACCAGACCAACCCGACAGGTTTTTCATCGGACCCTCCGTCAGGGCCGGCTATACCCGTAACCGAAAGGGCCATATCCGCACCGAAAAGCTCAAGAGCTCCCTGGGCCATGGCCTCAGCACATTCCTTGCTAACAGCTCCATATAGATCTATAACCGATTTAGGAACCGAAAGGATGGAGATCTTGGCCTGGTTTGAGTAGGTCCCAGCGGTGCCGAGAAAAAAGGATGAACTTCCGGGAATCTCGGTTATAGCCCCTCCGATAAGCCCTCCGGTACAGGACTCCGCCAGCGCTAAGGTCAAGCCTTTGAGGTCAAAGGCCCTCTTTATGAGGAGGACCAGATCTGCTTTAGAATTATCCACCGCTATATCACCGACAGAAACGATGGAATCTGTCCCATAAACATCCACCTAATACCCCATAGGATAAAATTAGCCACTATTCCCGCCACCACGTCGTCTGCCATAACCCCCAGCCCTCCAGGGAGTTTTCCGGCCATAGAGACGGGAAAAGGTTTTACCAGACCGAAGACTCTGAACAAAAACAGAGAGGGTACAGCAAAACCCAGAGAGAGGGGGGTAACGTGGCCGATCATAGCGACCCATACCCCTGTGACGTGGTCTATCACCGCCCCATCGGGCTTACCATCACAGGCCCATACCCCTAAAGGGAAGGTTAAGGAGATGGCTACCGCCAGGGTTGAAGTAGAGCAAAAGGGCAGTATGGCAAAACAGGCTATAGAGGAAACCAAGGTTCCAGGCATAGAGGACAGGTTTCCCAACCCCGCAAGGGTCGCTATAGATCTCTTTAAGCCCCTTCGATCGCCTGCGGTCATCGAAGGATCTCCCCAAAGAGATCGTACTCCGAGGCGTCCGATATAGATACCTTCACCATCTGCCCTGGGGGTACACCTTCAGCGTCAGAGATCGCTACAAGGCCGTCTATTTCGGGAGCATCCCGGAAAGACCGCCCCCATCTGGTGCCGTCCGCTTCGTCAACGTCCTCAACCAGCACGTCCATAACCTTGCCGATAAAGCTCCTCTGCCTTGAGAGGGATATCTCCTGCTGAAGTTCCATCAGCTCGGCGTATCTGGCGTCCTTTATCTCCTGAGGAACCTGATTCTCCATAAGGGCGGCAGGAGTACCCTCTTCGGCGCAGTAAGTAAAGGCCCCCAATCGGTCGAACTGGACATCCTCAACGAAATCAAGCAAAGATTGAAAGCTTTCCTCGGTCTCTCCGGGGAAACCGACCATCAAGGTTGTCCTGAAGGCGAAGTCGGGATACATCTCTCTGCCGACCTTGAACAGCTCCCTTATGTGAGCCTCCACTGGAGGTCTGTTCATCGCTCTGAGTATTCGGTCATCTACGTGTTGGACAGGTACGTCCAGCCAGGGAACGATCCTAGGGCTTTCCAGGACCCTCTCCAACAGAGATCTGTCCACCCTAGAGGGATGGAGATAGAAAAGCCTCATCCAGAGGTCCTCTGGCAACGCCTCCTCAAGCATATCCAAAAGCAGAGGCAAAGAGGGCTTTCCCTTTAGGTCCAGTCCGTATACCGTAAGATCCTGACCTACCAAACAGAGTTCCTTGGCCCCCTCCTCCACCATGGACAACGCCTCTTGGACCAGATCCTCCGGCGATCTGCTTTTCAGTGGTCCTCTTATAGACGGTATCGTACAGAAGGAACACCGGGTGTTGCATCCCTCTCCAACCTTAAGATATCTCGTCCAGGGAGAGGCGGATAGTAGCTTCCTGCCCGAGGATCGGGTGCCGAGATCCATGGCATTGGCCAGGGCTTCCCATTTTTCAGCCTCCGCCCAGTAGTCCACCGAGGGGAACTCCCTTTTCAAATCCTCTCCGTATCGATTTACCATACATCCGACCACAGCGATGGACCTTATGGCCCCCTGCTCTTTCATCCTCTCCAGATCCAAAATAACGTCGATGCTTTCCTCCACCGCAGGCTGTATAAATCCACAGGTGTTGACCAGCACCACGTCCGCCTGTTGGGCATCCTGGACCAGCCTCCAGCGGGAGGGGTCGAGCCATCCCGCTAAAGCCTCGCTATCGACGGAGTTTTTAGGACATCCCAGCGTTATTATGTGAAGGTTGTTCATTATCTGGGAGCGGCCTTTACGGACCCATCGACACCGTAGACGGTCCTAGCGACCTGGCCTGGGGTTCCCGCATAGCCGACTTCCTTGCCGTCCACCGTCACCGATATGGCTGAAGGGTTTCCGAATACCACGTGAATCGGCTCCGAGAGCTCCATAGAGGCCTCATTACCCCTTTTCAAGGTTCCGGCATAATGGGTTTTGTTACCGGAGGTGGCCTTCAACCAGCAATCCCCTTTAACTGCCTTTATGATCATAACCGATGGGCCTGCCTTTTCCTCCTCCACAGGAGGTTCCTCTATGGCCTCTTCCGGTAAAGGGGCCTGAGCCCAGAGGGCTTCGGCATCCTGAGGAGATATAGCGGAATAGTCGCCCTTTGAGGTATACAGGAAATGGACAGGGCCAGGTCCATCGGTGGAGGGGTCTATCTGGCTACCGTTCCAGTGTACCTTCAGGGTCTCCGGCCTGCCGTATATAACGTGGATACGACCGTCGGCCTCGACCTTGGCTTCCTGACCGGCTTTCAGAGTTCCACCAAATATTCTCTCTCCCTCTTTGGTTATCCTTATCCACGAATCCTTAGCGGCAGCTATGACCAGCACAGGTTTACCGGTATCTCCGGAAATCGGAAGATCGGCCAGTTGAGGCACTGCCATCGCCACATCCTGGTCCTCCGAGGCCGCCAGACGGAGGGCTTCGGCGGCGGCAACCTCGGCAGCCAGCCTTTCTTCTTCCTCCTTAGCTTTTTGCTCCTTCACCTTTTGAGCTATCTCCATCTGTTTTTCCTGAATCCTCTCGACCTCTCCTTTAAGGACGTCTTTGTTGGACCATATGTACCACCCAGATGCGACTATCACCGACAGGAGAAGGACGAATACCGTCTTTCTGGATCCCTTTCTGAAACCCTTCGTAGGAGGGGTAAAATCCCCTAGAGGAGGGGTTGTAGAGGGATCAGGGTCGATTTTAGGGGCACTCTCTTTAAGTATACCGTCGTAGTAGGGCCACAGATCCATCATGTCCAGAGATTCAAGATAGCACTTTACGAACCCCCTTTTATAGACGTTTCCGTGAAAGCCCTCCATCGTGCCTAACTCTATGCTTTCCAGATATGCCTGGCGGATTTTGGTCTTATCTGCCATATAATCCACCGTCAATCCCTTAGCCTCTCTCTCCTCCCTGATTATGGCACCAAGGGACTGAAGGGATATCTCCCCCTCAAGGCCGTATCTTTCAGAGGTCGTCACGTCAATATCGTCTATCGAATACTTCATTATTCGCTATCCCCCGTAATTTTTCTTCGAATTTCTTCCAGGGTTTTCCCAGGATCCTCGGTGCCAAAGACGGCACTCCCCATAACCACCACGTCGGCCCCACATTGGGCTACCTCAAGGACGTTGGAGGGCCCCAATCCGCCGTCGATCTCCACCAAAAAGGAGAGGCTATGGGCTGCCCTGAATCGACACAGGTCTGTGACTTTTGACATAACCTCCCGCAGGAAGGATTGTCCCCCAAATCCGGGGTTTACCGACATCACCAGGACCATATCCACCATGTGGAGCACCGGAAAGAGCGACTCCACCGGAGTCCCAGGATTAAGGACGACTCCGGGCCTTGCGCCTCTCTCCCTGATCCTACCGAGAACCCTGTGAAGATGGGCGGTGGACTCGACGTGAACGGTCAGAAAATCGGGGTCCGAATCCAAAAAGGACTCTATAAAGGCCTCCGGTGGTTCGACCATGAGGTGAACGTCGAGGATCTCCTGCGGATACCTCTTTCTGAGGGCCTTCACCAAAGCGGGCCCGTAGGATAGGTTAGGAACAAAATGTCCGTCCATAACATCCACGTGGAGCCAATCGTGCTGTCCCCTTAAGGAAGCTATACTGGTCGCCATCTCCAGGGGATCGGCGGAAAGAAGGGATGGAGCGATTAAAAGTTTTCTTCGATCTAGCGATATCTGTCTTGCCATACAAACTCTCCTCCAAGGTATATAGTCACCGCCGCCTCCCCGTTATAGGGAGCGTCCAGTGACACGTACTCTCCTCCGGAGACCTCTTTGTTGACCAGGACTCTGGCTCCGGCTTTGTCTATTATCTCGATTTTCAAAGCCAGGGGTTTGGTTATAGGTGGAACCTGATACCTGACCTTGGCGGTCTTTCCTGGAGCGACGGGCTTTGCCGGAGCCGGAGTTGGCTCCGAAGCTGGGCTAGGCTGATCCTGAGGAGCGGAAACCGGTGGGACGACGGAGGTTTCCTGATTGGATGCCCCAGAAGGCGACGCTGTTCCAGGGTTGACAACTACGACCCTGGCCCCACCGGTGGACTGCTGGATCGGTTCAGAGGCAACAGGGGCGGTCTGAGGCCCTGGATCGGCGGAGGAGCCGGGCAAAATCACGGTAGGAGCGGGATCTCTGACCGGCTGCGATGCCACAGGAGCGCTTCCTGTCTGCTTCATAGTGGACACCTTAACGGTCACTGCGGAACCGGGATTGACCTTATTGCCCGACCTGGGAACCATTGCAATAGCCATACCAGGAGGCGATGCCTGAGTGTATACGTACTCCACCGATACGGAGAGACCGCTTTCCGCCACCAGTTTACGGGCGGATTCCTCGTCTTTACCTAAAACATCCGGGACGGTTATGTGACCTCTTTGATCCCTTTCAGGTCCCAGGCTGACCAGCAGACTAACTGGCCTCGACCTGCTTAACATGACGGGAGCGGCGGGGTTTTGAGCTATGACCATCCCAGCGGGCTTCTGGTTTTGAACCCTTATCACGTCCCCTAAGACGAAGTCCATCTGGCCCAGCTTGGAGGTCGCCATAGAGAACTCCAAGCCCCTAAGGTCGGGCAAAGCCTTTCTGTACCCTCCCTTGCTGACTTTAAGGATGAGGATCTTCTCGGTACGGATTTTAACCCCCGCCTGAGGCCATTGGGCTATGACCGTGCCTCTGGTCTCCAAAGAGTCCTCCTGATCCACCCTGACCCTAAGTCCCATACGTTCCGCCTGGGAAACGGCGTCCAGGACGGAGGTCCCCACCATAGGAGGTACGGTCACCGACTCGCCACCTAGAAAAACCGAGTAAAAAACCATTCCAGCCGATCCAAGGATAGCCAACAAGACGAGGATCAAGCTGAGACGAACGACTTTTTTCACCGTCTAACACCTCCTTCGTCCTTGACGGCGAGAAGGGCCATGTAGAACCCATCGGACCAGGGAGATTCGGGCCATAGGTAATGTCCCCAGGGTCTGCCCTTCCTGGAGATCAAGGAGATGGAAGAAGGAGGATCAAGCTCCAATAGGCCAGGACAATCGGACATAACCCTGGCGACAACCTGCTCGTTTTCCTCCCGGAAAAGGCTACAGGTACCGTAGAGCACCGTTCCTCCAGGACCGGCTAGATCCACCGCCCTTTTCAGCAACCGAACCTGGGTTCCACTGTATTCGACTAGATCCTCCTGGGTGAACCTCCACTTGGCTTCAGGATGCCGTCTCCATGTTCCGCTTCCTGAACAAGGTGCATCAAGTATAACGGTACGAGGTTTTACCGAAGGGGATAGTTTCAGGGCATCGCCTACGGCAAAGGATATTCTCTCGTCCATACCGAGTCTGACCATCTCTTTTTTAGCGGCTCCTACCCTGGGACCGGAGAGATCCCAGGCCTCTATAGCCGAATCGGGGTACATCTGAGCCAACTGGCCTGTCTTGATCCCTCGCCCTGCACACATATCGAGGAAGGGTCCGACAGCGGAGCCTCTCAGGTTCTCGAGAAAAACCATAGACGACTCGCTCTGTGGGGTTATCTCTCCCGATTCGTATCCAGGCAGGGCTGTCGGGAGAGCGGTTCGGTGAAGACGTATCGCTCTAGGGGATACAGGAGAAGGGTCAGCACTGTGTCCACTTTCGAGAAGTCTCTCGATAAGCACATCTCTATCCACCTCAGGGGAGAGCCTCAAAGAGAGGGAGACCGGCTGTGACTGTAGCTCCACCAGTGCCCTGCCCTCCTCCCTTCCAAAACAATTTTCCCAGGCTCTAGCGACCCACAGAGGGGTTCCTGTTCTCATAGCCACATCGGCAAAGGCATGGCTGTTTTCGATCTCCGAGAGGATCTCCCCGCCTCCCTCTACTATGCGACGAAGCACGGCGTTTACCACCTTAGCCCCTCTTTCGTCCCTCACCTTAGTCCACTCGACCAGTGCGTTTACCAAAACCTTAGGCTCAAAGGTCCTAAGCTCGAGAGCTCCGGCGGCACCTATCATGAGGGCATCCTTCACAGCAGGGGGGACGCCGGTGCCGGTCTTTAAAAAACGGCCCACTATCTCACGCCAGAGGGATTCTCTGCGAACCAAAGAGTAAACCAAGGTAGCCGTCAAAGGACGATCCCTGTTGGAGACTTTCTCCGACACCCGCCGGAGGCTTTCGCTTGCAAAAGCACCTTTTCTGACGTCCTGCCACACCTCCAGAGCTGCCTCTATGCCCCTAAGTGGCCTGGTGCCACCTCGAGGAGGCCTGGAAGGGCGCCCGTTTTTTTCTTTTTTCTCAAAAACCATTAAATTACCTCCGCCTCTATAACGCCACGTTCTTCCTGAACGGACACATATACCATGTCAGACATGATAACCGAAAATCCTCCAACCTGCCTTGCTCCAGATTTAAGTTCTACCCCTGAGATAGAAAGGGATTTGACGTCGCTGTCGGTAGTCAACCACCGCTGGACAAAGGGCAGGAGGATAGGACCTGCGACATAGCTAAACAAAAGCCCTAAAGATAGGGAAAGAAGCCCAAGGTGGCCGGAAAGAGCCAGGGCTCCGAGGAAAAGAATAGATATACACAGGTTCGTCGCTACAAGGGTAGCACCACACCTAGGGAATACCGCCAACTCCCTGTGCCCTGACTTCAGAAGCTTTAAAGCCTCTCTCGACGACTCCAAAACCATCGACGGATCGCAACCGCACCTGAGGGAAAAACCGTACCTATCCGCTTCCCCAGGTGAAGCTACATAACCTCTTCTGGCGAGGACGTGGCAGGTCCCGTGCTCCAGGGCGTGGATTTTTTTTATCCTAGAGTCGAAAAAAAGCGATGTGATCCGCGACGGTCTGGCGAGGACGGATAAAAGTGGCCCCGCGGCAAAGCCAAGGGGTATCAGGGCCAGAAGGAATATCCCTAAGACTAAAAAAAACACCAAGCCTATCCAGGGAACGAAAAAAAGAAGCAACAGAAGCAACAGTATAGGCATACCGAGTTCTCCTCTCTTAATACACGTAAAAGGTGGCCTCTCCTGAGGAGGGCCACCCTATCTTAGTATAGCCTGTACCGGATGAAAAGGCTTTCCTTTCGGCTTTAGAGGTTCCCTTTAGTCATCGCCACCGAACATGTTTCTAAGGGCTAAAAGCCTGATCAACTGGGCCGCTGCCATCACCGTCGCAGAGACGTAAGTCCAGGCCGCAGCGTTGAGGACCTTCCTCGCACCGACGATCTCGTCGGAGGCTAACATACCGGTTCCCTCCAGAACCCTCAGGGCCCTTGAGCTAGCGTCAAGTTCCACAGGCAAGGTCACAAGATGAAACACCAGGACCCCCATGAAGAGGACTATACCCAGGTTCATAAGCACCTGGCCTCTGAAAAGCAGACCTATGAAAAACAGGGGAAAGGCTGCCATCGATCCTATGTTCACCACCGGAACTATGGCGTTTCTGATCTGGAGAGGCATATAGCCCTCCTGATGCTGCATAGCGTGGCCGACCTCGTGGGCCGCTACCCCGATGGCGGCGATACTGGTGCTTCCGTAGACCGACTCGGAGAGACTGAGGCTCCTATCCCTAGGGTCGTAGTGGTCCGTAAGGCTCCCAGGGATGGCCCTGACCGGGACATCGGAGAGCCCAAAACGGCCTAAAAGAGCCTGGGCCACGTCAGAGCCGGAGACCCCCTTTCGGGAACCTACCTGACTGTACTGGGCAAAAGTGGACTTAACCCTCGACTGGGCCCAGAAAGCCAGAATCAAAGCGGGTATCAGGAACATCATCGTTGGATCGAAAAAGAAGGGAAACATTCCCTCACCTCCAATGTCTTTTTATCCCTGTATAATACCTCAAAACAGACCAAAATACACCGGTATTTTTACTAATTTCTGCCGTAGAACCTGGCTATCGTAGAAACCACCCATTCCTGTTCATCCGCCTCGAGCTCAGGGAATATGGGAAGAGCTATGGACTGCCTACTGAGCTTCTCCGATTCGGGACAATCGCCTTCTCCGTAACCGAGAAAGGAGAAACATCTTTGAAGGTGGAGAGGCACAGGATAGTAGACCCTGGAGGTTATACCCTCTTCCCCTAAAAACGTCACCAGACCATCTCTGTCACCCTCGACCCTGGGGACGTACTGGTGATAGATGTGATAGTTACCCTCATCCTCCGAAGGAGGGGTGACTAAGTCCAGAAGATCGTGCTCCGCAAACAGGAGCTTATATCTGTCCGCCGCAGCCCTGCGCTC
The uncultured Dethiosulfovibrio sp. genome window above contains:
- a CDS encoding RodZ domain-containing protein, which produces MKYSIDDIDVTTSERYGLEGEISLQSLGAIIREEREAKGLTVDYMADKTKIRQAYLESIELGTMEGFHGNVYKRGFVKCYLESLDMMDLWPYYDGILKESAPKIDPDPSTTPPLGDFTPPTKGFRKGSRKTVFVLLLSVIVASGWYIWSNKDVLKGEVERIQEKQMEIAQKVKEQKAKEEEERLAAEVAAAEALRLAASEDQDVAMAVPQLADLPISGDTGKPVLVIAAAKDSWIRITKEGERIFGGTLKAGQEAKVEADGRIHVIYGRPETLKVHWNGSQIDPSTDGPGPVHFLYTSKGDYSAISPQDAEALWAQAPLPEEAIEEPPVEEEKAGPSVMIIKAVKGDCWLKATSGNKTHYAGTLKRGNEASMELSEPIHVVFGNPSAISVTVDGKEVGYAGTPGQVARTVYGVDGSVKAAPR
- the rimO gene encoding 30S ribosomal protein S12 methylthiotransferase RimO, which codes for MNNLHIITLGCPKNSVDSEALAGWLDPSRWRLVQDAQQADVVLVNTCGFIQPAVEESIDVILDLERMKEQGAIRSIAVVGCMVNRYGEDLKREFPSVDYWAEAEKWEALANAMDLGTRSSGRKLLSASPWTRYLKVGEGCNTRCSFCTIPSIRGPLKSRSPEDLVQEALSMVEEGAKELCLVGQDLTVYGLDLKGKPSLPLLLDMLEEALPEDLWMRLFYLHPSRVDRSLLERVLESPRIVPWLDVPVQHVDDRILRAMNRPPVEAHIRELFKVGREMYPDFAFRTTLMVGFPGETEESFQSLLDFVEDVQFDRLGAFTYCAEEGTPAALMENQVPQEIKDARYAELMELQQEISLSRQRSFIGKVMDVLVEDVDEADGTRWGRSFRDAPEIDGLVAISDAEGVPPGQMVKVSISDASEYDLFGEILR
- the rpe gene encoding ribulose-phosphate 3-epimerase codes for the protein MARQISLDRRKLLIAPSLLSADPLEMATSIASLRGQHDWLHVDVMDGHFVPNLSYGPALVKALRKRYPQEILDVHLMVEPPEAFIESFLDSDPDFLTVHVESTAHLHRVLGRIRERGARPGVVLNPGTPVESLFPVLHMVDMVLVMSVNPGFGGQSFLREVMSKVTDLCRFRAAHSLSFLVEIDGGLGPSNVLEVAQCGADVVVMGSAVFGTEDPGKTLEEIRRKITGDSE
- the recA gene encoding recombinase RecA, which codes for MAAVKKKAMTRDDILGLAIDDIRSKFGDGSIMRLGEGSMTAVEVIPTGILPLDVALGIGGFPRGRIVEVFGPEGSGKTTLALHALAEAQKAGGVAAFIDAEHALDPRLAQSLGVKVSELYISQPDSGEQALYILETLVRSGAVDIVVVDSVAALTPQAEIDGKIGDTQVGLQARLMSYGLRRLTSAISKSNCVVIFINQLRAAISTGYSRGPSETTTGGRALKFYTSVRVEVKRGKSLTKGDDTIGHELWIKVVKNKQAPPFRTAHATLVYGKGIPRLMSTVDMAIDAGVIKKKGSWLAYKGETLGQGKDKVATYLEEHPDLHDEIVKAVLDEAAKGLGFVLGEDEDQVEKDDLPNVIDVDEEIMDLAIDDDDSDDNADVEDKKQDEDF
- a CDS encoding zinc metallopeptidase, translating into MFPFFFDPTMMFLIPALILAFWAQSRVKSTFAQYSQVGSRKGVSGSDVAQALLGRFGLSDVPVRAIPGSLTDHYDPRDRSLSLSESVYGSTSIAAIGVAAHEVGHAMQHQEGYMPLQIRNAIVPVVNIGSMAAFPLFFIGLLFRGQVLMNLGIVLFMGVLVFHLVTLPVELDASSRALRVLEGTGMLASDEIVGARKVLNAAAWTYVSATVMAAAQLIRLLALRNMFGGDD
- a CDS encoding PASTA domain-containing protein, with translation MKKVVRLSLILVLLAILGSAGMVFYSVFLGGESVTVPPMVGTSVLDAVSQAERMGLRVRVDQEDSLETRGTVIAQWPQAGVKIRTEKILILKVSKGGYRKALPDLRGLEFSMATSKLGQMDFVLGDVIRVQNQKPAGMVIAQNPAAPVMLSRSRPVSLLVSLGPERDQRGHITVPDVLGKDEESARKLVAESGLSVSVEYVYTQASPPGMAIAMVPRSGNKVNPGSAVTVKVSTMKQTGSAPVASQPVRDPAPTVILPGSSADPGPQTAPVASEPIQQSTGGARVVVVNPGTASPSGASNQETSVVPPVSAPQDQPSPASEPTPAPAKPVAPGKTAKVRYQVPPITKPLALKIEIIDKAGARVLVNKEVSGGEYVSLDAPYNGEAAVTIYLGGEFVWQDRYR
- a CDS encoding RsmB/NOP family class I SAM-dependent RNA methyltransferase, whose protein sequence is MVFEKKEKNGRPSRPPRGGTRPLRGIEAALEVWQDVRKGAFASESLRRVSEKVSNRDRPLTATLVYSLVRRESLWREIVGRFLKTGTGVPPAVKDALMIGAAGALELRTFEPKVLVNALVEWTKVRDERGAKVVNAVLRRIVEGGGEILSEIENSHAFADVAMRTGTPLWVARAWENCFGREEGRALVELQSQPVSLSLRLSPEVDRDVLIERLLESGHSADPSPVSPRAIRLHRTALPTALPGYESGEITPQSESSMVFLENLRGSAVGPFLDMCAGRGIKTGQLAQMYPDSAIEAWDLSGPRVGAAKKEMVRLGMDERISFAVGDALKLSPSVKPRTVILDAPCSGSGTWRRHPEAKWRFTQEDLVEYSGTQVRLLKRAVDLAGPGGTVLYGTCSLFREENEQVVARVMSDCPGLLELDPPSSISLISRKGRPWGHYLWPESPWSDGFYMALLAVKDEGGVRR
- a CDS encoding phosphatidylglycerophosphatase A, whose protein sequence is MTAGDRRGLKRSIATLAGLGNLSSMPGTLVSSIACFAILPFCSTSTLAVAISLTFPLGVWACDGKPDGAVIDHVTGVWVAMIGHVTPLSLGFAVPSLFLFRVFGLVKPFPVSMAGKLPGGLGVMADDVVAGIVANFILWGIRWMFMGQIPSFLSVI
- a CDS encoding nicotinamide-nucleotide amidohydrolase family protein — translated: MDNSKADLVLLIKRAFDLKGLTLALAESCTGGLIGGAITEIPGSSSFFLGTAGTYSNQAKISILSVPKSVIDLYGAVSKECAEAMAQGALELFGADMALSVTGIAGPDGGSDEKPVGLVWFGLAVKDVEVRTFYHLFSGGRKDVRDGTVTKALMSIFQEISESGG
- a CDS encoding DUF6391 domain-containing protein — encoded protein: MPILLLLLLLFFVPWIGLVFFLVLGIFLLALIPLGFAAGPLLSVLARPSRITSLFFDSRIKKIHALEHGTCHVLARRGYVASPGEADRYGFSLRCGCDPSMVLESSREALKLLKSGHRELAVFPRCGATLVATNLCISILFLGALALSGHLGLLSLSLGLLFSYVAGPILLPFVQRWLTTDSDVKSLSISGVELKSGARQVGGFSVIMSDMVYVSVQEERGVIEAEVI